The Alphaproteobacteria bacterium sequence ACAGCCGCACGCAGGCATCCAGCAGCACCAACGCCGCGGTCTCTCCCCCGGAGAGCACATAGTCGCCGATGCTGATCTCTTCCAGGCCGCGGTCCTCGATCAGCCGGTGATCGACGCCCTCGTACCGGCCGCAGAGCAGCGTCACCGCCGGTCCGGCCGCCAGCGCCTTGACCCGGGCCTGGGTCAGCGGCGCGCCGCGGGGGCTGAGATAGATCACCGGGCCGCGCGGGTCCGCCGCCGTTGCCAGCGCCCGGTCGAGCACGTCCGCGCGCATCACCATGCCGGCGCCGCCGCCGAACGGGGTATCGTCGACCGTGGCGTGTTTGTCGGTGGCGTAGTCGCGAATGTTGACGGCGTCCAGTGCCCAGTCGCCGCGGCCCAGCGCCTTGCCGGCCAGCGAATGGCCGAGCGGCCCCGGAAACATCTCCGGAAACAGGGTGAGGACGACGGCGCGCCAGCTCATGCGTCCGGCACTCCGTCGCTCGCGTCGCC is a genomic window containing:
- the trmD gene encoding tRNA (guanosine(37)-N1)-methyltransferase TrmD, with product MSWRAVVLTLFPEMFPGPLGHSLAGKALGRGDWALDAVNIRDYATDKHATVDDTPFGGGAGMVMRADVLDRALATAADPRGPVIYLSPRGAPLTQARVKALAAGPAVTLLCGRYEGVDHRLIEDRGLEEISIGDYVLSGGETAALVLLDACVRLLPGVLGDPASLAEESFERGLLEYPHYTRPAEWNGRSVPDVLLSGNHAAIARWRLAQAEAITKARRPDLWAAYAGAAAANG